One window from the genome of Streptomyces sp. NBC_00287 encodes:
- a CDS encoding flavodoxin family protein has translation MATLLIVHHTPSPNCQAMLEAAISGATAPEIENVQVVRRAALSATASDVLDADAYLLGTPANLGYMSGALKHFFDQVYYPCLDATRGRPFGYYVHGGNDVTGAVRSIESVTTGLGWRRAAEAVTVTGEPAKADIEACWELGATLAAGLMG, from the coding sequence GTGGCAACTCTGCTGATCGTGCACCACACGCCCTCGCCCAACTGCCAGGCGATGCTGGAGGCCGCCATCTCCGGGGCGACCGCACCCGAGATCGAGAACGTCCAAGTGGTACGACGGGCAGCCCTGTCGGCCACGGCCTCCGACGTACTGGACGCCGACGCCTACCTCTTGGGCACCCCGGCGAACCTCGGGTACATGTCCGGCGCCCTGAAGCACTTCTTCGACCAGGTGTATTACCCGTGCCTGGACGCCACGCGCGGGCGGCCCTTCGGCTACTACGTGCACGGCGGGAACGACGTCACGGGCGCGGTGCGCTCCATCGAGTCGGTCACGACAGGGCTCGGCTGGCGGCGCGCGGCCGAAGCCGTGACGGTGACCGGCGAACCGGCCAAAGCGGACATCGAGGCCTGCTGGGAGCTGGGGGCCACGCTAGCCGCCGGACTGATGGGCTGA
- a CDS encoding acyltransferase family protein, whose amino-acid sequence MAQQTLPTRSLGQAQAPPDTAPAAQTGRTARSVKERDAFFDNAKYLAIVLVAMGHAWEPLRDGSRTVTALYMVVYAFHMPAFIIISGYFSRNFDASPGRIKRLVTGVAVPYVVFEVAYTFFTRWTDNEPDRKISLLDPLYLTWFLAALFIWRLTTPFWRTVRWPLPVALGVAMLATLSPSIGNDLDLQRALQFLPYFVLGLVLKPEHFALVRRREVRMLAVPVFLCAVVVAYWAVPRMNYAWFFHRTSAEELAAPAWYGPVMTLVLFGCSTVLVTCFLALVPRRGMWFTALGAGTLYGYLLHGFVIQAANHWHWSHNDWAREPLGKIAATLVAGAVVTLLCTPPVQRMFRFAMEPKMDWAFRRDPVAAARSR is encoded by the coding sequence ATCGCGCAGCAAACGCTGCCCACGCGCAGCCTCGGACAGGCCCAGGCGCCACCGGATACCGCGCCGGCCGCGCAGACCGGACGGACTGCACGGTCGGTCAAGGAGCGGGACGCGTTCTTCGACAACGCCAAGTACCTGGCCATCGTGCTGGTGGCGATGGGGCACGCGTGGGAGCCGCTGCGGGACGGCAGCCGGACGGTGACCGCGCTGTACATGGTCGTCTACGCCTTCCACATGCCGGCGTTCATCATCATCTCCGGCTACTTCTCACGGAACTTCGACGCGAGCCCGGGGCGTATCAAGCGGCTGGTGACGGGCGTTGCCGTGCCGTACGTCGTCTTCGAGGTGGCGTACACCTTCTTCACCAGGTGGACGGACAACGAGCCGGACCGCAAGATCAGTCTGCTGGATCCGCTGTATCTCACCTGGTTCCTGGCCGCGTTGTTCATCTGGCGGCTGACGACGCCGTTCTGGCGGACCGTGCGGTGGCCGCTGCCGGTGGCTCTCGGGGTCGCGATGCTGGCGACGTTGTCGCCGTCGATCGGCAACGACCTGGATCTGCAGCGTGCGTTGCAGTTCCTGCCGTACTTCGTGCTGGGCCTCGTGCTGAAGCCGGAGCACTTCGCGCTGGTGCGCCGGCGTGAGGTGCGGATGCTGGCGGTGCCGGTGTTCCTCTGTGCGGTCGTCGTGGCCTACTGGGCGGTCCCGCGGATGAACTACGCGTGGTTCTTCCACCGCACCAGTGCCGAGGAGCTGGCCGCGCCCGCCTGGTACGGGCCGGTGATGACGCTGGTGCTGTTCGGCTGCTCGACAGTCCTGGTCACCTGCTTCCTGGCGCTGGTGCCGAGGCGCGGGATGTGGTTCACCGCGCTGGGCGCGGGCACGCTGTACGGCTATCTGCTGCACGGATTTGTGATCCAGGCCGCCAACCACTGGCACTGGTCCCACAACGACTGGGCGCGCGAGCCGCTCGGGAAGATCGCCGCGACGCTGGTCGCCGGTGCGGTCGTGACGCTGCTGTGCACGCCGCCGGTGCAGCGGATGTTCCGGTTCGCGATGGAGCCGAAGATGGACTGGGCGTTCCGGCGTGATCCCGTGGCGGCCGCCCGGTCCCGCTGA
- a CDS encoding CsbD family protein, whose amino-acid sequence MARQEKAKAKMEQAKGKAKEAAGRAVGNERMTAEGRAEQAKGDVRQAKEKAKDATRH is encoded by the coding sequence ATGGCGCGACAGGAGAAGGCCAAGGCCAAGATGGAGCAGGCCAAGGGCAAGGCCAAGGAAGCAGCAGGTCGCGCGGTGGGTAATGAGCGCATGACGGCCGAGGGCCGGGCGGAACAGGCCAAGGGCGACGTCCGCCAGGCCAAGGAGAAGGCCAAGGACGCCACCCGCCACTGA